The proteins below come from a single Parageobacillus thermoglucosidasius genomic window:
- a CDS encoding bacteriocin-processing peptidase family protein gives MDIGRIATHINEKRIIEALEEIKPMLQKAKEHPLSWRMLLQEWQTADPFYHLIRLFDYALMYRHSALLARYAHRRFATLQTLTWVCDEWIEERRPLDVEEALRPRLEEAIANGKEKPEHIARAAFTLVRTLLKMHRIEEAQQWMEVVERYETIPIYDKWGYFYMEAGDRDRAEEILRKGLDEPVRSDMCHLLLADLYALNGCQRKALEVVEHGIKRFPQVPALYAEKARRLRALHEYEAALEAMEEVDRIAPFHVHHRYFAHVRAQIYYKLGKFAELAALVRTEKSLASSPYARAGERASLPQVILPLVPVVQKHNYCVPASLEMMLRLLGKERTQDEVAEHIFDVRGSKLSTTVHYLETLGFLCRFFIGSAERWKRLIDAGIPVLLSIDYEQSSHVQVLFGYDERLGAFYVQDPNMIDPFVIAYDEVEKWYAGTHYLSIAAIPREKEAIAMLLPEAEDQYFRQLHAFAEKMDEDDQAYMAPFLAFLRQHEHIPYTWLYVVKHFGTEEAKDLLLDYTERVLAKYGDIHDLLLVAAKAYVYGKEIEQAEAVLERVKEKDSSPLYHYLRGRIAFYESRYEEASRHFRASLQLDPDQPDVWSYMALSFTYGGKEKKGLELSRIALTLAPDDLFIGTNHGIMLFQAKQFPEARAFFDQLLRRHKRDAHLWYERARCDEMLGKIRKAERGFLVAKALDSEEPYPYLALADLYENKLGDWQKAEAVLLEGAEKAGSAPVLHVRLGDWYMERDEAEKAEAHYQKALEQEEKEVFAHLGLAYVMIQRGQREEAKRYLFDKRSLFAQNSEYLLNAGKMLLSYVAIKAEEKSAALAFLEEGLRLAQFDVAEAYEFYIEQLIEHSLVGRGMAFLEKLVNERPADANALCYLGVLYERSGMFSKAIGVYEQASKAQKSTFPLYRLAEMYRAFERWDEAKRYYEACLEIDDAFAVAHLRLAVLNEMEENIDKQRFHLQKALEHDPLHIHVAYAAALFDDPSLLLQTMEAARERAGDVWYYDSLGYIYGAMGDISKEKEAVEQALRLHPDHPDVLHHAAKVLVKEGKSREAAAILERLIEQDVRNEDLYETYVQAFSYTMRGIGKLRERLRKWKLDNQKKSIVYMHAASALSSSMLDIALGEADGSFAKRLWTKAKAWTKEIVVVSAVLDLYETALRLDRGNMEAYERLARFYETVELTDDAIKTLRKALTYEWDAGVARELAVLLAHSENSKLQKEAGEWIDRLLAEQPNDLTMLELKAFLLLDDGREEEAENLLRSLIEMEPLLHRSILTLGSVYMAKQRYAEAIAVLANGLSHHPHDAEMRQELARAYDEAGQTETALSVVDEWLQFAEEDLSAHYQRACYLAKLGRAEEAERELAHVLEKDETGDFAKLANEEPALAPLLQLPAEK, from the coding sequence ATGGATATAGGACGAATCGCAACCCATATAAATGAAAAACGCATTATCGAAGCATTGGAGGAAATAAAGCCGATGCTTCAGAAAGCAAAGGAACATCCGTTGAGTTGGCGAATGTTGCTGCAGGAATGGCAGACAGCGGACCCGTTTTATCATCTGATCCGCTTGTTTGATTATGCGTTAATGTACCGCCATAGTGCGCTATTGGCGCGCTATGCCCACCGCCGCTTTGCGACGCTGCAGACGCTGACATGGGTATGTGATGAGTGGATCGAAGAACGGCGGCCGCTGGACGTCGAAGAAGCGCTGCGGCCGCGTTTGGAAGAAGCGATCGCAAACGGAAAGGAAAAACCGGAACATATCGCGCGCGCCGCATTCACACTTGTGCGCACTTTGTTGAAAATGCACAGGATCGAAGAGGCACAGCAGTGGATGGAGGTAGTAGAACGATATGAAACGATTCCGATATATGATAAATGGGGATACTTTTATATGGAAGCAGGCGACCGCGACAGAGCGGAAGAAATATTGCGGAAAGGGTTGGATGAGCCGGTGCGCAGCGATATGTGCCATTTGCTTTTGGCCGATTTGTACGCGCTAAACGGCTGCCAGCGGAAAGCGCTAGAAGTTGTCGAGCATGGTATCAAACGGTTTCCGCAAGTGCCGGCATTATATGCGGAAAAAGCCCGCCGGTTGCGCGCTTTGCATGAATATGAAGCAGCGCTCGAAGCGATGGAGGAAGTCGACCGCATCGCTCCGTTTCATGTCCACCATCGCTATTTTGCCCATGTGCGTGCGCAAATCTACTATAAGCTCGGCAAGTTCGCTGAACTAGCGGCGCTTGTTCGAACAGAGAAATCATTGGCATCTTCGCCATACGCGCGCGCAGGCGAACGTGCTTCTCTGCCGCAAGTGATCTTGCCGCTTGTGCCTGTCGTGCAAAAACATAATTATTGTGTGCCCGCGAGTTTAGAAATGATGCTGCGGCTGTTGGGCAAGGAGCGCACACAAGATGAAGTGGCCGAGCATATTTTTGATGTTCGCGGTTCAAAATTGTCGACGACCGTGCATTATTTGGAAACGCTCGGCTTTTTATGCCGCTTTTTCATCGGTTCCGCGGAGCGATGGAAACGGCTGATCGATGCCGGAATTCCTGTACTGCTAAGCATCGATTACGAACAATCTTCCCATGTGCAAGTATTGTTTGGTTATGATGAGCGCCTCGGGGCGTTTTACGTGCAAGATCCAAACATGATCGATCCGTTTGTGATTGCTTATGACGAAGTCGAAAAATGGTATGCGGGGACACATTATTTGTCGATTGCTGCGATTCCCCGGGAAAAAGAAGCGATTGCCATGCTGCTGCCGGAAGCGGAAGATCAATATTTCCGCCAGCTTCATGCCTTCGCTGAAAAAATGGATGAAGATGACCAAGCATATATGGCGCCGTTTCTTGCGTTTTTGCGCCAGCATGAACACATCCCGTACACGTGGCTTTATGTTGTGAAGCATTTTGGCACAGAAGAAGCGAAAGATCTGCTTCTTGATTATACTGAGCGGGTGCTTGCGAAATACGGTGATATTCATGATTTGCTGCTTGTGGCGGCGAAAGCGTACGTGTACGGGAAAGAGATCGAGCAGGCCGAAGCGGTACTGGAGCGGGTGAAAGAAAAAGACAGCAGTCCGCTGTATCACTATTTGCGGGGACGGATCGCGTTTTACGAAAGCCGGTACGAAGAAGCAAGCCGCCATTTCCGGGCTTCTCTCCAGCTCGATCCCGACCAGCCCGATGTCTGGAGTTATATGGCTCTTAGCTTTACATACGGCGGAAAGGAAAAGAAAGGGCTGGAACTGTCGCGCATCGCTTTAACGCTAGCCCCCGACGATCTGTTTATTGGCACGAACCATGGCATCATGTTATTTCAGGCCAAGCAATTTCCAGAGGCGCGCGCCTTTTTTGACCAATTGCTGCGCCGCCATAAACGCGATGCCCATTTATGGTATGAACGGGCGCGCTGTGATGAAATGCTAGGGAAGATCCGCAAAGCGGAACGCGGTTTTCTTGTCGCTAAAGCGCTCGATAGCGAAGAGCCGTACCCATATTTGGCGTTAGCGGATTTATATGAAAACAAGTTAGGGGATTGGCAAAAAGCGGAGGCTGTTTTGCTGGAAGGAGCGGAAAAGGCCGGGAGCGCCCCTGTGCTGCACGTTCGCCTTGGCGATTGGTATATGGAACGAGACGAAGCGGAAAAGGCGGAAGCGCATTACCAAAAAGCGCTGGAACAAGAGGAAAAAGAAGTCTTTGCCCATCTTGGTCTTGCATATGTGATGATCCAACGGGGGCAGCGTGAGGAAGCAAAACGGTATTTATTCGACAAGAGGTCATTATTTGCCCAAAACAGCGAATATCTATTAAATGCCGGGAAAATGCTCCTGTCTTATGTAGCCATAAAAGCGGAAGAAAAAAGTGCCGCGCTTGCCTTTCTGGAAGAAGGATTGCGCCTTGCACAATTTGATGTGGCAGAAGCGTACGAGTTTTATATCGAACAACTGATCGAACATTCTCTTGTCGGCCGCGGGATGGCATTTCTTGAGAAACTTGTCAACGAGCGCCCGGCCGATGCAAACGCGCTTTGTTATCTCGGCGTGCTTTATGAGCGAAGCGGCATGTTTTCGAAAGCGATCGGTGTTTACGAACAGGCGAGCAAGGCGCAAAAAAGCACATTTCCGCTCTATCGCCTGGCCGAAATGTATCGTGCCTTTGAACGATGGGATGAAGCAAAACGGTATTATGAAGCATGCCTTGAGATCGATGATGCGTTTGCGGTGGCCCACCTTCGCTTAGCAGTTCTTAACGAAATGGAGGAAAACATCGATAAGCAGCGGTTTCATCTGCAAAAAGCGCTCGAGCATGATCCGTTGCACATTCATGTTGCATACGCCGCGGCGCTGTTTGACGATCCGTCCTTGCTTTTGCAAACAATGGAAGCGGCGCGGGAACGAGCGGGCGACGTTTGGTACTACGATAGCCTTGGCTACATATATGGAGCAATGGGGGATATTTCCAAGGAAAAAGAGGCAGTCGAGCAAGCGCTTCGCCTCCATCCTGATCATCCGGATGTGCTCCACCATGCCGCGAAAGTGCTTGTCAAGGAAGGAAAGTCACGCGAAGCGGCCGCCATCCTTGAGCGGCTGATTGAGCAGGATGTCCGTAACGAAGACTTATATGAAACGTATGTCCAAGCGTTTTCGTATACAATGAGAGGAATAGGAAAACTGCGCGAGCGGCTGCGCAAATGGAAGCTGGACAATCAAAAGAAAAGCATCGTATACATGCATGCCGCTTCCGCCCTTTCTTCATCTATGTTGGACATAGCGCTGGGGGAGGCGGACGGCTCTTTTGCCAAACGGCTATGGACAAAAGCAAAAGCATGGACGAAAGAAATAGTGGTTGTTTCCGCTGTTTTAGATTTATACGAAACGGCGCTTCGTCTCGATCGCGGCAATATGGAAGCATATGAACGGCTTGCCCGGTTTTATGAAACGGTGGAATTGACGGATGATGCGATCAAAACGCTGCGCAAGGCGCTAACATACGAGTGGGATGCCGGTGTCGCCCGTGAGCTTGCCGTGCTGTTGGCCCACTCGGAGAACAGTAAGCTGCAAAAAGAAGCAGGCGAGTGGATCGACCGTCTCCTCGCCGAACAGCCGAACGACCTGACTATGCTGGAGTTAAAGGCGTTTCTGCTTCTTGACGATGGCCGGGAAGAGGAGGCCGAAAATTTACTTCGCTCCTTAATCGAAATGGAGCCACTCTTACATCGCAGTATTTTGACGTTAGGATCGGTGTATATGGCAAAACAGCGCTATGCCGAAGCGATTGCCGTACTTGCCAACGGGCTTTCCCATCATCCGCATGATGCTGAGATGAGGCAGGAATTGGCGCGTGCGTATGACGAAGCGGGACAGACGGAAACGGCACTTTCCGTTGTCGACGAATGGCTTCAATTTGCTGAAGAGGACTTATCCGCTCATTATCAACGGGCATGCTATTTAGCCAAGCTTGGGCGAGCCGAGGAAGCCGAGCGCGAACTGGCCCACGTTCTTGAGAAAGATGAAACAGGAGATTTTGCCAAACTGGCTAACGAAGAACCAGCGTTGGCGCCGCTGCTGCAGCTGCCGGCAGAGAAATAA
- the yidC gene encoding membrane protein insertase YidC, producing MKKWLFALLGTVVLLSGCNRNAPIDEHSQGIWDHYFVYPMSKLLLTLGHFFGNNYGVAIIVLTLIVRFCLLPLMIKQFKTTIAMQKLRPELQKLQEKYKGTDLEAQRKLQQEMMQLYQKHGVNPASGCLPVLIQTPIFMALYYAILRTQEIKLHSFLWVQLGHRDPYFILPILASLTTFISLRLSPSMTEEQMPQMAMMSYIMPIMIFIGASSVPSALSLYWVVGGCFSIIQSLILRMQLKAVKAAENGQA from the coding sequence ATGAAAAAGTGGCTGTTTGCCTTACTAGGAACGGTTGTTTTATTAAGCGGCTGCAACCGCAATGCACCGATTGATGAGCATAGTCAAGGGATATGGGATCATTATTTTGTCTATCCGATGTCGAAATTGCTTTTAACTCTTGGCCATTTTTTTGGCAATAACTATGGCGTTGCGATCATCGTGTTAACATTGATTGTCCGTTTTTGCTTGCTTCCGCTTATGATAAAACAGTTTAAAACGACGATTGCAATGCAAAAGCTGCGCCCGGAACTGCAAAAGCTTCAGGAAAAATATAAAGGCACCGATCTCGAAGCGCAGCGCAAGCTCCAGCAGGAAATGATGCAACTTTATCAAAAGCACGGCGTCAATCCAGCGAGCGGCTGCCTGCCGGTGCTGATTCAAACACCGATTTTTATGGCGCTTTATTACGCGATTTTGCGCACACAAGAAATTAAGCTTCATTCATTTCTGTGGGTGCAGCTTGGCCATCGCGATCCTTACTTTATTTTGCCGATTCTCGCCAGTCTTACGACATTCATCTCATTGCGTTTATCGCCATCGATGACGGAAGAGCAAATGCCGCAAATGGCGATGATGTCGTATATTATGCCGATCATGATTTTTATCGGGGCAAGCTCCGTTCCGTCTGCTTTGTCGCTTTACTGGGTCGTCGGCGGCTGTTTTTCGATCATCCAATCGCTCATTTTGCGCATGCAACTAAAAGCGGTTAAAGCTGCAGAAAACGGACAGGCATAA
- a CDS encoding cysteine hydrolase family protein, translating to MKKALINIDYTVDFIADHGALTCGKPGQQIEPELVRITKQFIENGDYVVFAIDLHKAGDTYHPETKLFPPHNIEGTDGRKLFGELEAVYQANKHRDNVYWMDKTRYSAFAGTDLEIKLRERGIAEVHLVGCCTDICVLHTAVDAYNKGFHIVVHKKAVASFNPAGHEWALEHFKHSLGAEVVE from the coding sequence GTGAAAAAAGCGCTCATCAATATTGACTATACGGTTGATTTCATCGCCGACCACGGCGCGCTTACGTGCGGAAAGCCAGGCCAGCAGATTGAGCCGGAGCTTGTGCGAATTACGAAACAGTTTATCGAAAACGGCGATTATGTCGTATTTGCGATCGATCTTCACAAAGCTGGCGACACATATCATCCGGAAACGAAATTATTTCCGCCGCATAATATCGAAGGTACGGACGGCCGAAAATTGTTTGGAGAATTGGAAGCGGTTTATCAAGCGAACAAACATAGAGACAATGTATATTGGATGGATAAGACGAGATATAGCGCGTTTGCCGGGACGGATTTAGAAATAAAGCTAAGAGAACGGGGAATTGCGGAAGTTCATTTGGTCGGCTGCTGTACCGACATATGCGTGCTTCATACAGCGGTTGACGCGTATAATAAGGGATTTCACATTGTCGTACATAAAAAAGCGGTCGCAAGCTTCAATCCTGCCGGGCATGAATGGGCGCTTGAACATTTTAAACATTCATTAGGGGCAGAAGTAGTGGAATAA
- a CDS encoding nicotinate phosphoribosyltransferase, which yields MNEKYADDSFTLHTDLYQINMVETYWEDGIHQRKAVFEVFFRKLPFGNGYAVFAGLERVIQYLQNFRFSESDIEYLRSELGYQEDFLEYLKTVRFTGTLRSMREGEIVFGNEPILRIEAPLAEAQLVETAILNIINFQTLIATKASRIKHILGDDPAMEFGSRRAHELDAALWGARAAYIGGFDATSNVRAGKLFGIPVVGTHAHAMIQAYQDEYVAFHKYARRHKDCVFLVDTYDTLKSGVPNAIRVAKELGDQINFIGIRIDSGDLAYLSKEARKMLDEAGFTDAKIFASNDLDEETIINLKSQGAKIDVWGIGTKLITAYDQPALGAVYKLVAIEDENGNMVDTIKISGNPEKVTTPGLKRVYRIVNKINQKAEGDYIALESENPQQEERLKMFHPVYTFISKFVTNFEARDLHETIFENGKLVYTSPPLKEIQDFVKENLKLFWDEYKRTMNPEQYPVDLSQACWDNKMANIRKVKEKIDKLEEYRE from the coding sequence ATGAACGAAAAATACGCGGATGATAGCTTTACTCTTCATACGGACTTATATCAAATCAATATGGTAGAGACGTATTGGGAAGACGGCATTCATCAACGTAAAGCGGTATTTGAAGTGTTTTTCCGTAAACTTCCTTTTGGAAACGGATATGCCGTATTTGCTGGATTAGAAAGAGTTATCCAATATTTACAAAATTTTCGTTTTTCCGAAAGCGATATTGAATATTTGCGTTCGGAGTTAGGATATCAGGAAGATTTTTTAGAGTATTTGAAAACCGTACGTTTCACTGGGACGTTGCGCTCAATGAGAGAAGGGGAAATCGTTTTCGGCAATGAACCGATTTTGCGCATTGAGGCACCGCTAGCGGAAGCGCAGCTCGTGGAAACGGCGATTTTAAACATTATTAACTTTCAAACATTGATCGCGACGAAAGCGTCCCGGATTAAGCATATTCTTGGCGATGATCCGGCAATGGAATTCGGCAGCCGGCGAGCGCATGAGTTGGACGCTGCGTTGTGGGGGGCGCGCGCCGCGTATATCGGCGGCTTTGATGCGACTTCCAACGTGCGGGCGGGCAAGCTTTTTGGGATTCCTGTGGTGGGCACCCACGCGCATGCGATGATACAAGCATACCAAGATGAATATGTCGCATTTCATAAATATGCGCGCCGTCATAAAGATTGCGTCTTTTTGGTCGACACGTACGATACGCTGAAATCGGGCGTGCCAAATGCAATCCGTGTCGCGAAAGAGCTGGGCGATCAAATTAATTTTATTGGCATCCGCATTGACAGCGGCGATCTCGCCTATTTGTCAAAAGAAGCGAGAAAAATGCTCGATGAGGCGGGATTTACGGATGCGAAAATTTTTGCTTCCAACGATTTAGATGAAGAAACGATTATTAATTTAAAATCCCAAGGTGCGAAAATCGACGTATGGGGAATCGGCACGAAATTAATTACGGCGTACGATCAGCCGGCGTTGGGCGCCGTTTATAAATTAGTCGCCATCGAAGACGAAAACGGAAACATGGTCGATACGATCAAAATCAGCGGCAACCCGGAAAAAGTCACGACCCCTGGGCTGAAACGGGTGTACCGCATTGTCAACAAAATCAACCAAAAAGCGGAAGGAGACTATATTGCGTTAGAAAGCGAAAATCCGCAACAAGAAGAGCGGCTGAAAATGTTTCATCCTGTTTATACGTTTATCAGCAAATTTGTTACTAATTTTGAGGCGAGAGATTTGCATGAAACGATTTTTGAAAACGGCAAGCTGGTGTACACTTCCCCGCCGTTGAAGGAAATCCAAGATTTCGTTAAGGAAAATTTAAAATTGTTTTGGGATGAGTATAAACGGACAATGAATCCCGAACAATATCCTGTCGATTTAAGCCAAGCCTGTTGGGATAATAAAATGGCGAACATCCGAAAAGTGAAAGAGAAGATTGACAAATTGGAAGAATATCGAGAATGA